One Tolypothrix bouteillei VB521301 DNA window includes the following coding sequences:
- a CDS encoding FAD-binding domain-containing protein, protein MTNDMRREFTNRDELVAYLREQFPEAAQRDNNVSETIGGRKAANKALQKVDPARYGKTRNFFTGAVTRLSPYLRYGVLSLREVKDYALEKVKNQDDATKLVNELGWRDYWQRLYAKLGDGIWKDQEEYKTGYTVSEYAPELPDDIRQGTTGRVCIDSFSREMRETGYLHNHARMWMAAYVVHWRRIRWQLGAKWFLEHLLDGDPASNNMSWQWVASTFSHKPYFFNRENLERYTEGVYCRQCPLYGHCDFEGSYEAIEAKLFPKGEFTKQPNSQSWQKGKKRR, encoded by the coding sequence ATGACTAACGATATGCGACGCGAGTTTACCAACCGCGATGAACTAGTAGCTTACCTCCGCGAACAATTTCCTGAAGCCGCACAACGCGATAACAATGTCAGCGAAACTATAGGCGGACGCAAAGCAGCCAATAAAGCATTGCAAAAAGTAGACCCAGCACGCTATGGAAAAACACGTAACTTTTTCACAGGTGCTGTGACTCGGCTGTCTCCCTACCTTCGCTATGGTGTACTCAGTTTGCGCGAAGTTAAAGACTACGCCCTAGAAAAAGTCAAAAACCAAGATGATGCTACAAAATTGGTTAATGAATTAGGCTGGCGCGATTATTGGCAGAGACTATATGCCAAACTAGGTGATGGAATTTGGAAAGACCAAGAAGAATATAAAACTGGTTACACTGTCTCTGAATATGCGCCCGAATTACCCGATGATATTAGGCAAGGAACCACAGGACGAGTTTGTATAGACAGCTTTAGCCGGGAGATGCGGGAGACTGGTTACCTCCACAACCATGCACGCATGTGGATGGCAGCGTATGTGGTGCATTGGCGGCGCATCCGTTGGCAACTCGGCGCAAAATGGTTTCTCGAACACCTTCTTGATGGTGACCCAGCCAGTAATAATATGTCTTGGCAATGGGTAGCCAGCACCTTCAGTCACAAACCCTATTTTTTCAACCGCGAAAATTTAGAACGATACACCGAAGGCGTTTACTGTCGCCAATGTCCTCTATACGGTCATTGCGATTTTGAAGGAAGTTATGAAGCCATAGAAGCAAAACTTTTTCCCAAAGGAGAATTTACCAAACAACCCAACAGTCAAAGTTGGCAAAAAGGGAAAAAGAGACGATAA
- a CDS encoding effector-associated domain EAD1-containing protein, giving the protein MLEKLEGKQRKRLQEALMSAFPSFTKLEQMVSFGFNENLDNLAGGYNSDLGYVIFKLIEWSEAKGKLQQLLIVVRSEEDGGNSSNTKLKEICEELQQGQTVRGQSYELMNRSQFDLTEIIAECCSNLLGKNGLVGFALPCDHYTCLESFCRRLQNEFNGRNIQCQDSLSLNPKHSSVELAIKRIQSAASVPYCFTSCLKS; this is encoded by the coding sequence ATGCTAGAAAAGCTAGAAGGTAAACAGCGTAAAAGATTACAAGAAGCACTAATGAGTGCATTTCCGTCCTTCACAAAGCTGGAGCAAATGGTGAGCTTCGGATTTAATGAAAATTTGGATAACTTAGCAGGAGGTTATAATTCTGATTTAGGGTATGTCATATTTAAACTGATTGAATGGTCTGAAGCAAAGGGAAAACTTCAACAACTACTTATAGTTGTACGTAGTGAAGAAGACGGAGGAAATTCTAGTAATACAAAGTTGAAGGAAATATGTGAAGAACTACAGCAGGGTCAGACTGTGAGGGGGCAATCTTATGAATTGATGAATCGAAGTCAATTTGACTTGACAGAAATAATTGCGGAATGTTGTAGTAACCTACTCGGTAAAAATGGACTCGTTGGTTTCGCTTTACCTTGCGATCACTATACTTGTTTAGAGAGTTTTTGTCGGCGTCTACAGAACGAATTTAATGGAAGAAATATTCAATGTCAAGATTCTCTATCACTCAACCCCAAGCACTCTTCGGTAGAGCTAGCTATAAAGAGAATCCAATCTGCAGCTAGCGTACCATACTGCTTTACCAGTTGCCTTAAATCCTGA
- a CDS encoding DUF7226 domain-containing protein — translation MLHFLRINFFLDPPEQLPYTVEFEFLTSGLCHEIDTDLYEIEPEIRDVLLQGLMRRENAPERIRDIATLLWQYIEEYSPWVDRIELEQAQKLTALNFLNPDKAKQWLDNSQANASKVGLEREWFIAMREEIQHISNISTSLLFSTKNVSSQLHDNYIYHSEKIQPKDVITIFEQITIIPDPINVPFPQADKFERIIDLLWLLAVKDLAEEDITKHYQFNVRQTRYYTSAGRYLGLINKFSDISNNKLMFSLTNEGKYIVYESKTKCLDLVKVILKHKIFYKVFGSTLNLGMIPSNEVIIQLMSTSDLNMSDNTIRRRASTVRGWTDWIWSSIDWSKDSSYSNIM, via the coding sequence TTGCTACACTTTCTACGAATTAACTTCTTTCTTGACCCTCCCGAACAACTTCCTTATACGGTAGAGTTTGAGTTTCTGACTTCTGGATTATGTCATGAAATTGATACAGACTTATATGAAATTGAGCCAGAAATTCGTGATGTTTTGTTGCAGGGATTGATGAGAAGGGAAAATGCTCCAGAAAGAATTCGAGATATTGCTACGCTGCTTTGGCAGTATATTGAAGAATATTCACCCTGGGTAGATAGAATTGAATTAGAGCAAGCTCAAAAATTGACTGCTCTTAATTTTTTAAATCCTGATAAGGCAAAGCAGTGGTTAGATAATTCACAAGCCAACGCTAGTAAAGTAGGATTGGAGCGAGAATGGTTCATAGCTATGCGTGAGGAAATTCAGCACATCTCTAATATTTCTACCTCACTGCTATTTTCTACTAAGAATGTAAGTTCTCAATTACACGATAATTACATTTATCATTCAGAAAAAATTCAACCAAAGGATGTTATTACTATCTTTGAGCAAATTACTATAATTCCAGATCCGATTAATGTTCCATTTCCACAAGCTGATAAGTTTGAGAGAATAATCGACTTACTTTGGCTACTAGCAGTAAAAGATTTAGCAGAAGAAGACATAACAAAGCATTATCAATTCAATGTGAGGCAAACCCGCTATTATACTTCGGCTGGAAGATACCTTGGGCTAATAAATAAATTCTCAGATATTTCTAATAATAAACTAATGTTTAGTTTGACTAATGAAGGAAAGTATATTGTATATGAGTCCAAAACAAAATGTCTTGATTTAGTCAAAGTAATCTTAAAACATAAAATTTTTTACAAAGTCTTTGGCTCTACCTTAAATTTAGGAATGATTCCATCAAATGAAGTCATAATTCAACTCATGTCTACAAGCGATCTAAATATGAGTGATAACACTATAAGAAGGCGAGCTAGTACTGTTCGAGGGTGGACAGATTGGATTTGGTCAAGTATAGATTGGAGTAAGGATTCAAGTTATTCCAACATCATGTAA
- a CDS encoding DNA adenine methylase yields the protein MVSVNKLVKPFLKWAGGKRQLIPSIIANHLPKDFNTKDNTYFEPFIGGGALLLALQPKKAVINDINTELINCYQVIRDSVDELIKDLEKHENEKNYYYAIRNWDRGEDYKYKTPVQRASRIIFLNKTCYNGLFRVNSLGQFNVPFGKYKKPNIVDVSVLINVSKYLNQNQVEILNVDFQEAVKNAKKGDFLYFDPPYDPVSDSACFTDYSLNGFSKIDQKRLKETVDELDCRGCKVLLSNAYTQFIIELYSNYKKFKISAIRAINSNALKRGKVDEILIKNYD from the coding sequence ATGGTATCAGTAAATAAACTAGTAAAACCTTTTTTGAAATGGGCAGGAGGAAAAAGACAGCTGATTCCGTCAATCATAGCAAATCATCTTCCCAAAGATTTTAACACAAAAGATAATACATATTTCGAGCCTTTTATAGGTGGAGGAGCACTCCTTTTAGCACTACAACCCAAGAAGGCAGTAATTAATGATATTAATACAGAATTGATTAACTGCTATCAAGTGATTAGAGATTCAGTAGATGAACTAATTAAGGATTTAGAAAAACATGAAAATGAAAAAAATTACTATTACGCAATTAGAAATTGGGATCGGGGAGAAGATTACAAGTACAAAACTCCAGTACAAAGAGCATCAAGAATTATATTTCTCAACAAAACTTGTTATAATGGGCTGTTTAGAGTTAATTCATTAGGGCAGTTTAACGTACCATTTGGTAAGTATAAAAAACCTAATATAGTAGATGTGTCTGTTTTAATCAATGTCAGTAAATATTTAAATCAAAATCAAGTAGAAATATTAAATGTGGATTTTCAAGAAGCTGTAAAAAATGCTAAGAAAGGAGATTTTCTGTATTTCGATCCTCCTTACGATCCAGTCTCCGACAGTGCATGCTTTACTGACTACTCTCTTAATGGATTTAGTAAAATTGACCAAAAAAGATTGAAAGAAACTGTAGACGAATTAGATTGTAGAGGATGTAAAGTTTTACTTAGTAATGCTTATACTCAATTCATTATAGAGCTATACAGCAATTATAAGAAGTTTAAAATATCTGCAATTAGAGCTATAAACTCAAATGCACTTAAAAGAGGAAAAGTAGACGAAATATTGATTAAAAATTATGATTAA
- a CDS encoding type II restriction enzyme codes for MIKTLDNRDKNRNDIAWQILFEKYSILENINKNGFFEIDSATINEVRESRLMAKFDHHANLPGLFKNNNLSILPISRKKYVIGHFDTYCKVKYNHAIKPNHVNFPLEIKSIDYTNLSSESMALSCAFNTGIIDAVLGGEKSFHTISGRMSTGSFKFFISNLSESKPYEICVDNSQCEIDAGFESETYLLILEAKLYNVDDFLIRQLYYPYRLWSNKIKKKVIPALMTYSNSNNIFSFFLYEFDNYLDYNSIKLKEQKDYIISSEEITQKDILGIFHSVIPVVEPPNVPFPQANDFEKIVDLLTLMLNKELTKEEITTNYQFDVRQTNYYTDATRYLGLVNRYKDSDTKETMFQLTEEGKYLLNRKHKEKILSLIRKILEHEAFYKSFQATLSTKVVPSSHEISKIMLSCNLDLNNTTIIRRSSTVRGWIEWILNIISDEEK; via the coding sequence ATGATTAAGACATTAGATAATAGGGATAAAAACAGAAATGATATTGCTTGGCAAATATTATTTGAAAAATATTCTATTTTAGAAAATATCAATAAAAATGGTTTTTTTGAAATAGATTCTGCAACAATCAATGAAGTTAGAGAAAGTAGATTGATGGCAAAATTCGACCATCATGCGAACTTACCAGGATTATTTAAAAATAATAATTTATCCATATTACCAATTTCTAGAAAAAAGTATGTCATAGGTCATTTTGATACTTATTGTAAAGTTAAATATAATCACGCTATAAAACCCAATCATGTTAATTTTCCCTTAGAAATAAAGAGTATAGATTATACAAACTTATCTTCAGAAAGTATGGCTTTAAGTTGTGCTTTTAATACAGGTATTATAGATGCTGTTCTTGGAGGTGAAAAATCCTTTCACACTATTTCTGGTCGAATGTCTACAGGTAGTTTTAAATTCTTTATTAGCAACCTCTCAGAGAGTAAACCTTATGAGATTTGTGTTGATAATTCTCAATGTGAAATAGACGCAGGCTTTGAAAGTGAAACTTACCTACTGATACTTGAAGCAAAACTATATAATGTAGATGATTTTTTAATTAGGCAACTTTATTATCCATATAGGCTTTGGTCAAATAAGATAAAAAAGAAAGTCATTCCTGCTTTAATGACATATTCAAATTCTAATAATATTTTTAGCTTTTTTTTATACGAATTTGATAATTATTTGGATTACAACTCTATAAAGTTAAAAGAACAAAAAGATTATATTATATCTTCTGAAGAAATAACACAAAAGGATATATTAGGAATATTTCACTCTGTTATTCCAGTTGTTGAACCACCAAACGTTCCCTTTCCACAGGCAAATGATTTTGAAAAAATTGTAGATTTACTTACACTGATGTTAAATAAAGAATTAACAAAAGAAGAAATTACAACAAACTATCAATTTGATGTAAGACAAACAAATTACTACACAGATGCTACAAGATACCTTGGACTAGTTAATAGATATAAGGATTCAGATACGAAAGAAACAATGTTTCAGTTGACGGAGGAAGGGAAATATTTATTAAACAGGAAACATAAAGAAAAAATTCTTTCCTTAATTAGAAAAATTTTAGAACATGAGGCTTTCTACAAGTCCTTTCAGGCTACTCTTTCTACTAAAGTAGTACCATCTAGTCATGAAATCAGCAAGATTATGTTATCCTGTAACTTGGATTTAAATAACACAACTATCATCAGACGCTCTAGTACAGTTCGTGGATGGATCGAATGGATATTAAACATAATTTCAGATGAAGAGAAATAA
- a CDS encoding DNA polymerase, with translation MTKPIIWIHGDCLSPRNPALEEYPDAPAIWVWDEALIEEWQLGLKRLTFIYECLLELQVVIRRGDVAKEVLAFAKEHNANKVVTADSPSPRFDAICDKIENSLELEVFEVEPFFDYDGYIDLKRFSRYWKVAEQYVFE, from the coding sequence ATGACTAAACCAATCATCTGGATACACGGCGACTGTCTCAGCCCTCGAAACCCCGCACTTGAAGAATACCCCGATGCACCAGCAATTTGGGTTTGGGACGAAGCTTTGATAGAAGAATGGCAACTCGGCTTAAAGCGCCTCACCTTTATCTACGAATGCTTGCTAGAATTACAAGTTGTCATTCGCCGTGGCGATGTCGCAAAAGAAGTTTTAGCTTTTGCCAAAGAACATAATGCTAACAAAGTAGTCACAGCAGATAGTCCCAGCCCTCGATTTGATGCAATCTGTGACAAAATTGAAAATTCTTTGGAATTAGAAGTCTTTGAGGTAGAACCATTTTTTGACTACGACGGCTATATCGATCTCAAGCGCTTTTCCCGTTATTGGAAAGTAGCAGAACAGTATGTATTTGAGTAA
- a CDS encoding PadR family transcriptional regulator — MALAHAVMSLLAKKACSGYEIAKEFEDSVGYFWQATHQQIYRELKKLEEQGWVGVEVIAQGKPLDKKIYHLTELGQQKLTEWIGEDCGLGPIREDILVKVFAGGLVSPQVLLQQLEQNRRLHLKRLEAYEDIEKRFFAHSEELSYGERCQYSVLKMGIGYEKAWNSWCEESIEMLQNVKE, encoded by the coding sequence GTGGCGCTAGCGCACGCTGTTATGTCTTTGTTGGCGAAAAAAGCCTGCAGTGGCTATGAAATTGCAAAGGAATTTGAAGATAGTGTTGGTTATTTCTGGCAAGCAACTCACCAACAGATATATCGGGAACTGAAAAAGCTGGAAGAACAAGGCTGGGTAGGCGTTGAAGTTATTGCCCAAGGAAAACCTTTGGATAAGAAAATTTACCACCTAACCGAACTCGGACAGCAAAAGTTGACGGAGTGGATTGGCGAAGACTGCGGACTTGGACCAATTCGGGAAGATATTTTAGTTAAAGTTTTTGCAGGTGGTTTGGTGTCTCCCCAAGTGTTGCTTCAACAGTTAGAACAGAACCGCCGTCTCCACTTGAAGCGGTTGGAAGCATATGAAGACATAGAAAAGCGCTTTTTTGCTCATTCAGAAGAATTGTCTTATGGTGAACGCTGTCAATACAGCGTTTTGAAGATGGGTATTGGTTATGAAAAGGCGTGGAACAGTTGGTGTGAAGAGTCTATAGAAATGTTGCAGAATGTTAAGGAATAA
- a CDS encoding efflux RND transporter periplasmic adaptor subunit — protein MSDGSVKHDTALPMSSSNLVEAMPPLKLRRWRFILVGAIATLALLSLTITNQKKDTPKTSPVRIIPVKTQRIEAVKSYQVLQTYTGEVAALRASELGFERSGRVVKLNVDRGDRITKGTALAQLDTSNLETQLQELLARKAQAVAVLEELKAGPRSEKIAAARAQVRQLEELLKLDEIKRSRRQDLYTQGAISREQYDEVAFNANALMQRLAVARSELDELLAGTRKEQIAAQQAAVKQLDASIAEVKVNIGKSTIKAPFSGIIAARRLDEGTVVSAGQSVVRLVENANPEVEIGVPVQLTAQIKPGSQKNVQVGQTIYRGRVLSILPEVNPTTRTRTVILTLENSLAPSVAPGQIARLAIPQTISTTGYWLPIAALVKGERGLWSCYALTTEKNSQEETQSYRVKQRNVEVLHTQGNRVLVRGTLQPSDTVIVDGTQRIVPGQLVQPTF, from the coding sequence ATGAGCGATGGGTCTGTAAAGCACGATACGGCATTGCCAATGAGCAGTAGTAACTTAGTGGAAGCCATGCCACCACTAAAATTGAGACGGTGGAGATTTATTTTGGTAGGTGCGATCGCAACCCTAGCACTACTAAGTCTGACAATTACAAATCAAAAGAAAGACACACCAAAAACTTCTCCTGTCCGTATTATCCCAGTTAAAACACAACGAATAGAAGCAGTTAAGTCCTACCAAGTGTTGCAAACTTATACAGGGGAAGTAGCAGCATTACGAGCCAGTGAGTTGGGGTTTGAGCGATCGGGAAGAGTCGTTAAGCTCAATGTCGATCGCGGCGATCGCATAACAAAGGGAACTGCCCTAGCACAACTCGATACTAGTAATTTAGAAACTCAACTGCAAGAATTGCTTGCCCGTAAAGCTCAAGCTGTAGCAGTTCTAGAAGAACTCAAAGCAGGACCGCGCTCCGAAAAAATCGCTGCAGCTCGCGCCCAAGTCAGACAATTAGAAGAACTTTTAAAGCTAGACGAAATCAAACGTTCTCGAAGACAAGATTTATACACTCAAGGAGCCATTTCCAGAGAGCAGTATGATGAAGTGGCTTTCAACGCCAATGCCTTAATGCAACGTCTAGCAGTTGCTCGCAGTGAATTAGATGAACTTCTAGCAGGAACGCGTAAAGAACAGATTGCAGCGCAGCAAGCAGCAGTCAAACAGTTAGATGCCAGCATTGCCGAAGTCAAAGTTAACATTGGCAAGAGCACTATCAAAGCTCCTTTTTCCGGAATTATTGCTGCACGTCGCCTAGATGAAGGTACTGTTGTCAGTGCAGGTCAATCAGTCGTGCGCTTGGTAGAAAACGCCAACCCAGAAGTAGAAATTGGAGTCCCAGTGCAATTGACCGCTCAGATAAAACCAGGTAGCCAAAAGAACGTGCAAGTTGGACAAACAATTTACCGAGGTAGAGTTTTATCAATTTTGCCAGAAGTCAACCCCACAACTCGTACCCGCACTGTAATACTGACATTAGAGAATTCTTTAGCCCCATCGGTCGCACCCGGACAAATTGCAAGATTAGCCATTCCACAAACCATTTCAACAACTGGGTATTGGTTACCAATTGCTGCATTGGTAAAAGGGGAACGCGGTCTGTGGTCTTGTTATGCCTTAACAACCGAAAAAAATTCACAAGAAGAAACACAATCTTACCGAGTCAAACAGCGCAACGTAGAAGTATTGCACACCCAGGGAAACCGCGTTCTCGTGCGAGGAACACTCCAACCGAGTGACACGGTGATAGTCGATGGTACTCAAAGAATTGTACCCGGTCAGCTAGTTCAGCCGACATTTTAA
- a CDS encoding efflux RND transporter permease subunit: protein MFTLFYRNRQLLILTLTLILVWGLSSFFSLPRLEDPEITQRVSTVTTIFPGATAERVETLVTEPIEQELSEIEEVDVLESRSDSGISVVTVNLKETVKDVDKVWARVRSHIDDVVPQLPPGALQPKYKDQEVKANSLIAGLVWQNNTPINYAVLRRQAETLEDRMRSLYGTDKVELFGDPDEEIRVEIDPAHLAMLGLTTEELSRQIQASDAKVSAGQLRSTTNELLFEVSGELDSLDRIRNIPIRANGLAQVTRLSDIAQVSKGIVEPANSLAFVSGKPAIIIAATVESGIRVDSWAESAREVLKKFQSELPNGLGIETVLDQSHYVKNRLRGVIQELVTGSVLAMVVILFAMGWRSAVVVGATLPLATLLVFGGMKVLGVPLHQISMTGLIIAIGLLIDNAICMADEVQIRLHQGMNPQDAIADSVHHMGIPLLSSTVTTVLAFLPIALAPGGVGEFTGTIGISGILGLISSLFISLTVLPALSGLLHQRKQNSRIPTWLEQGFSHPSLTRIYRWTLQKTFTRPMLAVSLALLIPVVGFTLSLDLKQQFFPPSGRNQFYIDFELPSQAALSQTQAQVLQARNLILKHPDIVDVHWLVGESAPTFYYNVVGTRENAANYAQGLVQLRPNVLPTPIIQSLQSELDKAFPSAQVLVRQIEQGPPFDAPVEVRVYGPDLEKLRELGNQIRAELSQIQDVLHTRASLTEAQPKLAIKVDEEQARVVGLDRSGIARQLDTTLEGTTGGSVLESTEELPVRVRVSDSNRSDLDRIAALDLLPSQTSSSENNQTIPLASVGQVQLVPDLALIPRRDRRRVNIVQGFITSGALPAVVLSEFQRRIHLKNLQLPPGYTLEFGGEAEERGTAIANLLSTVGVLGVLMTATLVLTFNSFAVAGCIGIVALLSVGLGLLGLWISGYPFGFTAILGTIGLIGIAVNEATVVLAALQADPRASLGDRSAVQEVVVHSTRHMIATTITDTAGFTPLLFDPTGFWNPLAIIIAGGLGGVTLLSLYFVPSVYLLLVRRKKSVPTSASHPLPLSYNNIPPI from the coding sequence ATGTTCACTCTTTTCTACCGCAACCGCCAACTGCTCATTCTCACCTTGACACTCATTCTTGTCTGGGGGCTATCTTCTTTCTTTTCCCTTCCCCGCCTAGAAGATCCAGAAATAACCCAAAGAGTGTCAACTGTTACAACGATATTTCCCGGAGCCACTGCTGAGAGAGTAGAAACATTAGTCACAGAACCTATTGAGCAAGAATTATCAGAGATTGAAGAAGTAGATGTTCTTGAATCTCGGTCTGATAGTGGAATTTCCGTCGTTACCGTCAACCTGAAAGAAACAGTAAAAGACGTTGATAAGGTTTGGGCAAGAGTTCGGAGTCATATTGATGATGTAGTTCCACAACTGCCACCAGGAGCATTACAGCCCAAGTACAAAGACCAAGAAGTAAAAGCCAATTCCCTTATTGCTGGCTTAGTTTGGCAAAATAACACACCTATAAATTACGCAGTATTACGTAGGCAAGCAGAAACATTAGAAGATAGAATGCGATCGCTATACGGTACCGATAAAGTGGAACTCTTTGGCGATCCAGACGAAGAAATTCGCGTCGAAATCGATCCCGCTCATTTGGCAATGTTAGGGTTAACCACTGAAGAATTATCCCGTCAGATCCAAGCTAGTGATGCCAAGGTCAGTGCGGGACAACTTCGCAGCACCACTAATGAACTCTTGTTTGAAGTATCCGGGGAATTAGACTCTCTCGATCGCATTCGCAATATTCCCATTCGCGCCAATGGCTTGGCACAAGTAACACGTTTAAGCGACATTGCTCAAGTTAGCAAAGGTATTGTTGAGCCAGCAAATAGTTTAGCCTTTGTTTCTGGCAAACCCGCCATTATTATCGCAGCGACAGTTGAGTCGGGAATCCGAGTCGATTCTTGGGCAGAATCAGCACGTGAAGTTCTCAAAAAATTTCAATCCGAATTACCCAATGGTCTCGGGATCGAAACCGTTCTTGACCAAAGCCATTATGTCAAGAATCGTCTTAGAGGGGTCATTCAAGAATTGGTCACTGGTTCGGTGCTAGCCATGGTCGTGATTTTATTTGCAATGGGCTGGCGCTCTGCGGTGGTAGTTGGTGCAACTTTGCCCTTAGCAACCCTACTGGTGTTTGGTGGAATGAAAGTTTTAGGCGTTCCCTTGCATCAAATATCAATGACGGGATTAATTATTGCTATCGGTCTGTTAATAGATAATGCCATATGTATGGCAGATGAAGTGCAAATTCGACTGCATCAGGGAATGAATCCGCAAGATGCAATTGCAGATAGCGTCCATCACATGGGCATTCCCTTGCTCAGTTCAACTGTAACAACAGTGTTAGCATTTTTACCCATTGCTCTAGCTCCTGGCGGTGTAGGGGAATTCACTGGCACTATTGGAATTAGCGGAATTCTTGGACTCATCAGTTCATTGTTTATTTCACTGACTGTTCTTCCTGCTTTGTCAGGTTTACTTCACCAAAGGAAGCAAAATTCTCGAATTCCAACTTGGCTGGAACAAGGCTTCTCCCATCCGAGCTTGACCCGAATTTACCGTTGGACATTACAGAAAACATTTACCCGACCCATGCTTGCAGTCAGTTTGGCGCTCCTAATACCAGTGGTTGGGTTTACCCTCAGTTTGGATCTAAAACAGCAATTTTTCCCTCCCTCAGGTCGAAACCAGTTTTATATTGATTTTGAATTGCCAAGCCAAGCTGCTTTAAGCCAGACACAAGCCCAAGTTCTGCAAGCACGGAATTTAATTCTCAAGCATCCTGATATTGTTGATGTCCACTGGTTGGTGGGGGAAAGTGCGCCAACTTTCTATTACAACGTCGTTGGTACAAGGGAAAATGCAGCCAATTATGCCCAAGGACTCGTGCAATTGCGACCAAACGTTTTACCCACTCCGATTATTCAAAGCTTACAGAGCGAGCTAGACAAAGCATTTCCCAGCGCTCAAGTCTTAGTACGGCAAATTGAGCAAGGACCCCCCTTTGATGCACCCGTCGAAGTTCGCGTGTACGGACCCGACTTAGAAAAACTCCGGGAATTGGGGAATCAAATTCGTGCAGAATTATCGCAAATTCAAGATGTACTTCACACTCGTGCTAGTTTGACAGAAGCACAACCAAAATTAGCCATAAAAGTTGATGAAGAACAAGCACGAGTTGTGGGACTCGATCGCAGTGGGATCGCCCGTCAACTAGACACGACTCTTGAAGGTACAACAGGAGGTTCTGTATTAGAATCAACCGAAGAATTACCCGTGCGTGTACGTGTCTCTGACTCCAACCGTAGCGATCTAGACCGAATTGCTGCTCTCGACTTACTACCGAGCCAAACTTCATCTTCAGAAAACAATCAAACTATTCCTCTTGCATCTGTTGGTCAAGTACAGCTAGTTCCAGATTTAGCCTTGATTCCCCGTCGCGATCGAAGACGAGTTAACATTGTTCAAGGATTTATCACCTCCGGGGCTTTACCCGCAGTTGTTCTCTCTGAATTTCAACGACGCATACATTTAAAGAATTTACAACTGCCTCCAGGGTACACTTTAGAATTTGGTGGAGAAGCAGAAGAGCGCGGTACTGCGATCGCCAATTTGTTATCTACAGTAGGAGTCTTAGGGGTGCTGATGACGGCAACATTAGTACTGACATTTAACTCATTTGCTGTGGCTGGATGCATTGGTATCGTTGCGTTACTTTCAGTGGGATTGGGACTGCTAGGTCTATGGATATCTGGCTACCCTTTTGGTTTCACAGCAATTCTCGGTACTATTGGGCTTATAGGAATTGCAGTCAATGAAGCTACTGTTGTTCTGGCAGCTTTGCAGGCAGATCCTCGTGCTAGTTTGGGCGATCGTTCAGCAGTACAAGAAGTCGTTGTGCATTCCACCCGCCATATGATTGCCACAACTATCACTGATACTGCTGGCTTTACACCGCTTTTGTTCGATCCAACGGGTTTCTGGAATCCACTGGCAATTATCATTGCTGGTGGTTTGGGAGGCGTAACTCTGCTATCACTTTACTTCGTTCCTTCGGTATACCTGCTACTGGTACGTAGGAAGAAATCAGTCCCTACCTCTGCTTCACATCCCCTACCGCTCTCCTACAATAATATTCCTCCTATTTAA